The Gemmatimonadota bacterium genome window below encodes:
- a CDS encoding amidohydrolase family protein yields MAHRLRLAPAREPGVPFPTPAEIDALDLMARARLLLLAFCMTGCTAPSPTADLLLRGGTVWTGAADAGRAEALAILGGRILAVGSAAELAPLVGPTTEVLELEGRTVLPGFIDAHVHFITGGFQLASVDLRGARSPEEFSRRIAAFAATVEPGTWITGGSWDHEAWGGMLPDRSWIDSVTPEHPVFVSRLDLHMAVANTRALERAGVEADAVDPPGGTLVRDVEGRLTGVFKDEAMALIDRAIPAPTDAQLDRALAAAAQHALSLGVTQVHDMGTWAHFDTYRRAHQAGRLPLRVYAVVPMSTGPRLADLVSQEGRGDPRLWWGGLKAFVDGSLGSTTAWFHEPYTDEPGTSGLVVTDPTELRARILEADAAGLQTIVHAIGDRANDWLLDVFAEAAARAPARERRPRIEHAQHLTAEAIARFGAQGVIPSMQPYHAADDGRWAEKRIGAERIRTTYAFRSLAEAGAALAFGSDWTVAPLDPLLGIQAAVTRQTLDGAHPEGWVPEQRIDLETTLRAYTSGAAHAGYRDAETGSLEPGKAADLVVLSGDLFGTPPERIAETLDVDLTLVEGTAAYRRR; encoded by the coding sequence ATGGCGCACAGGCTGCGACTGGCGCCCGCCCGCGAACCGGGCGTACCGTTTCCGACGCCCGCGGAGATCGACGCCCTGGATCTCATGGCTCGCGCCCGCCTCCTCCTGCTCGCGTTCTGCATGACCGGTTGCACTGCGCCATCCCCGACGGCCGACCTCCTCCTGCGCGGCGGGACCGTCTGGACGGGTGCCGCCGACGCGGGTCGCGCCGAGGCGCTCGCCATCCTGGGCGGCCGCATCCTCGCGGTCGGCTCCGCGGCCGAGCTGGCCCCCCTCGTCGGTCCCACCACCGAGGTCCTCGAGCTCGAAGGGCGCACGGTCCTTCCCGGCTTCATCGACGCGCACGTGCACTTCATCACGGGCGGCTTCCAACTGGCGAGCGTGGATCTGCGCGGCGCGCGCTCCCCCGAGGAGTTCTCGCGACGGATCGCAGCGTTCGCGGCCACCGTGGAGCCCGGCACCTGGATCACCGGCGGCAGCTGGGATCATGAGGCCTGGGGGGGCATGCTTCCCGATCGTTCGTGGATCGATTCCGTCACACCGGAGCATCCGGTCTTCGTCAGCCGGCTCGATCTGCACATGGCGGTCGCCAACACGCGTGCGTTGGAGCGGGCCGGCGTGGAGGCCGACGCCGTCGATCCACCGGGCGGCACCCTCGTGCGCGACGTGGAGGGTCGCCTCACCGGCGTGTTCAAGGACGAGGCGATGGCGTTGATCGATCGGGCCATCCCCGCGCCCACCGACGCGCAGCTCGATCGCGCGCTGGCCGCCGCGGCGCAGCACGCGCTCTCGCTCGGCGTCACGCAGGTGCACGACATGGGCACCTGGGCGCACTTCGACACCTACCGGCGGGCCCACCAGGCCGGGCGGCTTCCGCTACGCGTCTACGCCGTGGTGCCCATGAGCACGGGGCCGCGCCTGGCCGACCTGGTGTCGCAGGAAGGGAGGGGCGACCCCCGCCTGTGGTGGGGCGGGCTCAAGGCGTTCGTGGATGGCTCGCTCGGCTCGACCACCGCGTGGTTCCACGAGCCCTACACGGACGAACCCGGCACTTCCGGTCTGGTCGTCACCGACCCCACCGAGCTGCGCGCCCGGATCCTCGAGGCGGACGCGGCCGGGCTCCAGACCATCGTGCACGCGATCGGAGACCGCGCCAACGACTGGTTGCTGGACGTCTTCGCGGAGGCGGCGGCGCGCGCCCCCGCGCGGGAGCGCCGTCCCCGGATCGAGCACGCCCAGCACCTCACGGCGGAGGCCATCGCGCGCTTCGGCGCGCAGGGCGTGATCCCCTCCATGCAGCCGTACCATGCGGCGGACGATGGACGTTGGGCCGAGAAGCGCATCGGCGCCGAGCGCATCCGCACCACGTACGCCTTCCGCTCCCTGGCGGAGGCCGGCGCCGCCCTGGCCTTCGGCTCCGATTGGACCGTGGCGCCTCTGGATCCGCTCCTGGGCATCCAGGCCGCGGTCACCCGCCAGACGCTGGACGGCGCGCATCCGGAGGGGTGGGTGCCGGAGCAGAGGATCGACCTGGAAACCACGCTCCGGGCCTATACGTCCGGTGCGGCGCACGCGGGCTACCGCGACGCCGAGACCGGCAGCCTGGAGCCGGGGAAGGCGGCGGACCTGGTGGTGCTCTCCGGAGACCTCTTCGGGACCCCTCCCGAGCGGATCGCGGAGACCCTGGACGTGGATCTGACGCTGGTCGAAGGAACGGCGGCATACCGCCGTAGGTAG
- a CDS encoding DUF1707 domain-containing protein — MADNDNTPVAGLEPLRQKAIDALCETFAQDQITVTDFERRVDLAHQAQSMADLRALLDDLPKAQTALTRPGPAGAVERPPRISPAGRTKEHEIMVGIFGGTSRVGHWFPARKSVAIGIMGGAKLDYREADLPPGVTEVTAIAVMGGVEIIVPPHVIVDVSGLAIMGGFDHRSEEPPTHDPDAPILKVNGFALMGGVEIKTRYPGETQRQARQRRRALRRAEREDDRS; from the coding sequence GTGGCGGACAACGACAACACCCCGGTGGCGGGGCTGGAGCCGCTGAGGCAGAAGGCGATCGACGCCCTGTGCGAGACGTTCGCGCAGGACCAGATCACGGTCACCGACTTCGAGCGGCGCGTGGACCTGGCCCACCAGGCCCAGAGCATGGCGGACCTGCGAGCCCTGCTGGACGACCTGCCCAAGGCCCAGACAGCGCTGACCCGGCCCGGCCCGGCCGGCGCCGTCGAGCGTCCACCCCGGATCTCTCCGGCGGGGCGCACCAAAGAGCACGAGATCATGGTGGGCATCTTCGGCGGGACCAGCCGGGTGGGGCACTGGTTCCCGGCGCGGAAGAGTGTGGCCATCGGGATCATGGGCGGCGCCAAGCTGGACTACCGCGAAGCGGACCTCCCGCCGGGTGTGACCGAAGTGACCGCGATCGCCGTGATGGGCGGGGTGGAGATCATCGTGCCCCCGCACGTGATCGTGGACGTGAGTGGCCTGGCCATCATGGGCGGCTTCGATCACCGTTCCGAGGAGCCGCCCACGCACGATCCCGACGCCCCCATCCTCAAGGTGAACGGGTTCGCGTTGATGGGCGGCGTGGAGATCAAGACGCGCTACCCCGGGGAGACGCAGCGCCAGGCCCGCCAGCGGCGTCGCGCTCTCCGGCGCGCCGAGCGCGAGGACGACCGGAGCTGA
- a CDS encoding ferredoxin family protein, which produces MTYIIAEPCIGTKDASCVEVCPVDCIYEGEDQYYIHPDECIDCGACEPECPVQAIFPDTDVPPEWTNYIEKNAKHF; this is translated from the coding sequence ATGACGTATATCATTGCCGAGCCCTGCATCGGGACCAAGGACGCCAGCTGCGTCGAGGTATGCCCGGTCGACTGCATCTACGAAGGGGAGGATCAGTACTACATCCACCCCGACGAGTGCATCGACTGCGGCGCCTGCGAGCCGGAGTGTCCGGTGCAGGCCATCTTCCCCGATACGGACGTCCCGCCGGAGTGGACGAACTACATCGAGAAGAACGCGAAGCACTTCTGA
- a CDS encoding cob(I)yrinic acid a,c-diamide adenosyltransferase: MKIYTRTGDTGMTGLFGGGRVSKAHLRVEAYGSVDELNAVLGQARLHLDREIGDRVRILQADLFVVGAHLATPETDERRPRPSLPPLPGDRIEAMEAWMDAADEELPALEHFVLPGGGAAACALHVARTVCRRAERRVTGLANEEAVDPVLLRYLNRLGDLLFVWARLANRREGIADVEWSG, translated from the coding sequence ATGAAGATCTACACGCGCACGGGAGATACCGGCATGACCGGCCTCTTCGGCGGCGGCCGCGTCTCCAAGGCGCACCTGCGGGTGGAGGCCTACGGCTCCGTTGACGAGCTGAACGCGGTGCTGGGTCAGGCCCGCCTGCACCTGGACCGGGAGATCGGGGATCGCGTGCGGATCCTCCAGGCGGACCTGTTCGTCGTGGGGGCCCATCTGGCCACGCCGGAGACGGACGAGCGCAGACCCCGTCCGTCTCTCCCCCCTCTGCCCGGCGACCGGATCGAGGCCATGGAGGCCTGGATGGACGCGGCGGATGAGGAGCTGCCCGCGCTGGAGCACTTCGTCCTCCCAGGAGGGGGTGCGGCAGCCTGCGCGCTGCACGTGGCGCGCACCGTGTGCCGTCGGGCCGAGCGTCGGGTCACGGGCCTCGCGAACGAGGAGGCGGTCGACCCGGTCCTGCTGCGCTACCTCAACCGCCTGGGCGACCTGTTGTTCGTCTGGGCCCGCCTCGCGAACCGGCGGGAGGGGATCGCAGACGTGGAGTGGAGCGGCTGA
- a CDS encoding carboxypeptidase regulatory-like domain-containing protein, whose amino-acid sequence MRRLLLPSLLTLALAAPAAGAQEPLGRLTGFVWDSTTGETLAGAQVVLWGTSHQARTNEAGTFRFEDLPPGSYSVVFFHSRLAHLGISSGSQTVAVGAEEAEPIVLSTPSMTTIMANLCLLDTGDPGSAGATGQIVDASAGVGMPRARVTLRWMDDNRPRELPIEADAEGWFRACDLPRAVPISAVASFLGMASPRREFELGASEMHRVDFALGSLDESDVVGTVRDLDTEAGIEGAEVRLRGTDHFTVTNEFGDFSFRDVDPGEYTLQVDHIAHASRTEVINVGSGVGVRLGIIMAEDAIELDPVVVDIEARSTAERFATGGQLITAEELEPIKERVNTLMDLLFQTTIPGLVVRRAETDVCIHFGSGQVRFMKSGCESAAFYLDGARQVDAQVLMNLPDDIVDRIVVYRPVEAGALFGTGGSRGVIMIYTKGGVPRSLRR is encoded by the coding sequence ATGCGACGTCTGCTCCTCCCGTCCCTGCTGACCCTGGCGCTGGCCGCCCCTGCGGCCGGGGCCCAGGAGCCGCTCGGCCGGCTGACGGGCTTCGTCTGGGACAGCACCACCGGGGAGACGCTCGCGGGTGCCCAGGTCGTGCTGTGGGGCACCTCGCATCAGGCCCGCACCAACGAGGCGGGCACGTTCCGCTTCGAAGACCTGCCCCCCGGCTCCTACTCCGTGGTCTTCTTCCACTCCCGCCTCGCGCACCTCGGCATCTCGTCGGGCTCGCAGACCGTGGCGGTCGGCGCGGAAGAGGCCGAGCCGATCGTGCTCAGCACGCCGAGCATGACGACCATCATGGCCAACCTGTGCCTGCTCGACACCGGAGACCCCGGCTCCGCGGGTGCCACCGGCCAGATCGTCGACGCCTCCGCGGGCGTGGGAATGCCCCGCGCGCGTGTGACGCTGCGCTGGATGGACGACAACCGACCCCGCGAGCTGCCGATCGAGGCCGATGCCGAGGGCTGGTTCCGCGCGTGTGATCTCCCGCGTGCGGTCCCCATCAGCGCCGTCGCGTCCTTCCTGGGGATGGCGAGCCCGCGCCGCGAGTTCGAGCTCGGCGCCTCCGAGATGCACCGCGTGGACTTCGCGCTCGGCTCACTCGATGAGTCCGACGTGGTGGGGACCGTAAGGGACCTGGACACGGAGGCGGGCATCGAAGGCGCGGAGGTGCGCCTGCGGGGGACGGACCACTTCACCGTCACGAACGAGTTCGGGGACTTCTCCTTCCGCGACGTGGACCCCGGCGAGTACACGCTCCAGGTGGATCACATCGCCCATGCCTCCCGCACGGAGGTCATCAACGTCGGCAGCGGCGTGGGTGTGCGGCTCGGCATCATCATGGCCGAGGACGCCATCGAGCTGGACCCGGTGGTGGTGGACATCGAAGCCCGCAGCACGGCCGAACGCTTCGCGACCGGGGGTCAGCTCATCACGGCGGAGGAGCTCGAGCCCATCAAGGAGCGCGTCAACACCCTGATGGACCTGCTCTTCCAGACCACCATCCCGGGTCTGGTGGTGCGCCGCGCCGAAACGGACGTGTGCATCCACTTCGGTTCGGGTCAGGTCCGCTTCATGAAGTCGGGATGCGAGTCGGCGGCCTTCTATCTGGACGGCGCCCGGCAGGTGGACGCCCAGGTGCTGATGAACCTGCCCGACGACATCGTCGACCGGATCGTGGTCTATCGTCCCGTGGAAGCCGGCGCGCTCTTCGGGACCGGGGGGTCGCGCGGCGTGATCATGATCTATACGAAAGGTGGTGTTCCCCGATCCCTGCGCCGCTGA
- the rocF gene encoding arginase, which produces MKRREIGIVSVPMDLGAGRRGVDMGPSAIRIAGLQETLESLGHTVREAGRVEVPSQELVGESDPDAKYLPEITDVCERTRDLVAAVLERGQVPLVLGGDHSLSIGSVAGVAAHYRAQGQPIGLIWFDAHADMNTPDSTPSGNIHGMALSVLLGQGAPALTRMAGGAPALRAEHTSIVGARDIDATEAEIVRASGVRVFTMSEIDDRGMGACAEEAIARATSGTAGFHLSFDLDAIDPQIAPGVGTPVRGGITYREAHLMCEKAARTGGILSMDMVELNPVLDSENRSAHLAVGLIASAMGKTIL; this is translated from the coding sequence ATGAAGCGGCGTGAGATCGGGATCGTGTCCGTGCCCATGGATCTGGGGGCCGGCCGGCGCGGCGTCGACATGGGACCCTCCGCCATCCGCATCGCCGGCCTGCAGGAGACGCTCGAATCGCTGGGACATACCGTGCGCGAGGCGGGCCGGGTGGAAGTGCCTTCGCAGGAGCTGGTGGGCGAGAGCGATCCTGACGCCAAGTACCTGCCCGAGATCACCGACGTGTGCGAGCGCACGCGCGACCTGGTCGCGGCGGTACTGGAGCGTGGGCAGGTCCCGCTGGTCCTGGGCGGCGACCACTCGCTGTCCATCGGCTCCGTGGCGGGCGTGGCCGCGCACTACCGGGCGCAGGGGCAGCCCATCGGGCTCATCTGGTTCGACGCGCACGCCGACATGAACACGCCCGACTCGACGCCGAGCGGCAACATCCACGGGATGGCGCTGTCCGTGCTGCTGGGCCAGGGTGCGCCGGCGCTCACGCGGATGGCCGGCGGAGCCCCGGCGCTGCGCGCCGAGCACACGAGCATCGTGGGCGCACGCGACATCGACGCCACCGAGGCGGAGATCGTGCGCGCCTCGGGCGTGCGGGTGTTCACCATGTCGGAGATCGACGACCGCGGCATGGGTGCCTGTGCGGAGGAGGCCATCGCGCGGGCGACGTCCGGTACGGCGGGCTTCCATCTCTCGTTCGATCTGGATGCCATCGATCCCCAGATCGCGCCCGGCGTGGGAACGCCCGTCCGAGGCGGGATCACCTACCGGGAGGCGCACCTCATGTGCGAGAAGGCGGCGCGCACGGGCGGCATCCTCTCCATGGACATGGTCGAGCTGAACCCCGTGCTGGACTCCGAGAACCGATCCGCCCATCTCGCCGTAGGGTTGATCGCCAGCGCGATGGGGAAGACCATCCTGTAG